The following are encoded together in the Perca fluviatilis chromosome 23, GENO_Pfluv_1.0, whole genome shotgun sequence genome:
- the brd1a gene encoding bromodomain-containing protein 1 isoform X6 has protein sequence MKKKARQHRVAVPQRPPSPIKPSPNKQILTYAQAQRMVEFDVDGRLHRISVYDQLDVISDDDPMVQEMMECTSNKENAEKPQQVPLRSVRLKNNLEKRNAALGITGHGEGGGHPAACNAGPKLQEPKFRTVEYNLPAVPKRSAAFYKYTEKTEEELDEETEYDMDEEDYAWLDLVNEKRRSEGVSQVSYNVFEFLVDRFEKELHLESLDQGSEKHAPIDEDAACCICMDGECHNSNAILFCDMCNVAVHQECYGVPYIPEGQWLCRHCLQLPTQPAACILCPNKGGAVKKTDDDRWGHVVCALWVPEVGFSNTTFIEPIDGVSHIPSARWKLTCYLCKEKGVGACIQCHKANCYTAFHVSCAQKAGLFMKMEPIKEVTDTGEPTFSVKKTAYCGAHTPNGCVRRPLTIYDDAKPKNGLCKKVDKRRGVGKRQSKGKKKKKSKSKKPEPESEAATPATVPTFPAHRLQTILNQVSVQKKKAFVELVLNYWTLKRQSRNGLPLIRRLQTSMQSQKNAQPVCSSRQSEEESRVLKDQLKEWHRLRHDLERARLLLELIRKREKLKREEIKLQEALLEIQLSPFSILLRALLDQLQTKDQAKIFTQPVDVNEVPDYLDHIKHPMDFSTMRQRIDAQAYNNFEQFENDFNLIIDNCMKYNSKDTYFYRTAVRLRDQGGSLLRKARRDVEKIGFDTESGMHLAEAPEIKAPTSFSWEDVDRLLAPANREHLSPDKQLQQLLEKFDLTCAMKSSPSRSKRLKLLKKTINDVRNEMSLKKVLPSHHHPHPHHHHSSSSTTPSTSASSSSAASHPELSKPKEERLKPNGHFPDDEGDKSLPPKLEHSDSIPPLIHSDTDPEPPTLKPIDAAPDCEDKHPSKRVKFDGEIPYLLPSGPRLNGHSHDSLQNSLLDRDVSVVATSTLAEPTGTVNRRTAVLFRKSKAASPHKPPRRSGDEEADRLDRKEGEEEAGEEEADEDGAQLGSKSFLSVVIPRLETLLHGKKRKHSGSRDGEEDGGGGELEDEGESPVKRLDTGLSSGFLEVEEEKELEDSSRASRPVEPRRRCASESSISSCCSLPGSTSWSSEQAIIGTSS, from the exons atgaagaagaaagcTCGGCAGCACCGGGTTGCGGTGCCGCAGAGGCCGCCATCTCCCATCAAGCCTTCCCCCAACAAGCAGATCCTGACTTACGCCCAGGCGCAGCGCATGGTGGAGTTCGATGTCGATGGCCGCCTCCATCGAATCAGCGTATACGACCAGCTGGACGTGATCTCGGATGATGACCCCATGGTGCAGGAGATGATGGAGTGCACCAGCAATAAGGAGAATGCAGAGAAACCGCAGCAGGTCCCCCTGAGGTCAGTCAGACTAAAAAACAACCTGGAGAAGAGAAACGCTGCATTGGGCATCACTGGCCATGGAGAGGGAGGTGGACATCCGGCCGCTTGTAATGCCGGTCCAAAGCTTCAGGAGCCTAAATTTCGTACAGTGGAGTATAATCTTCCAGCAGTTCCTAAGCGCTCAGCTGCCTTTTACAAATACACTgagaagacagaggaagagcTGGATGAGGAAACCGAGTATGACATGGATGAGGAAGATTATGCCTGGCTGGATTTGGTGAATGAAAAGCGGAGAAGCGAAGGGGTCAGTCAGGTCTCTTACAACGTCTTTGAGTTCCTCGTCGACCGCTTTGAGAAAGAGTTGCACTTGGAGAGTCTGGATCAAGGCAGTGAAAAGCACGCTCCCATCGATGAGGACGCCGCCTGCTGCATCTGCATGGATGGAGAGTGTCACAACAGCAACGCTATCCTGTTTTGTGACATGTGCAACGTGGCTGTGCACCAGGAATGTTACGGTGTACCTTACATTCCTGAGGGCCAGTGGCTCTGCAGACACTGCCTGCAGTTACCTACCCAGCCCGCAGCCTGCATCCTTTGCCCCAACAAGGGTGGAGCTGTGAAAAAGACAGACGATGACCGCTGGGGCCACGTGGTGTGCGCCCTCTGGGTCCCGGAGGTCGGCTTCTCCAACACCACCTTCATCGAACCCATTGATGGCGTCAGCCACATTCCTTCAGCCCGCTGGAAGCTCACCTGCTACCTCTGCAAGGAGAAAGGTGTTGGGGCGTGCATCCAGTGCCACAAAGCCAACTGTTACACCGCCTTCCATGTCAGTTGTGCCCAAAAGGCGGGCCTCTTTATGAAGATGGAGCCAATCAAAGAGGTAACGGACACCGGAGAGCCCACATTCTCGGTGAAAAAGACAGCCTACTGTGGAGCTCATACACCCAACGGGTGTGTAAGGAGGCCTCTTACAATATATGATGATGCCAAACCCAAAAATGGACTATGTAAGAAAGTGGACAAAAGGAGAGGCGTTGGTAAAAGACAGtcaaaaggaaagaagaagaagaagagtaagAGTAAGAAACCTGAACCTGAAAGTGAAGCTGCCACCCCTGCTACTGTGCCTACGTTTCCTGCTCACAG GTTACAAACCATTCTGAACCAGGTGTCCGTTCAGAAGAAGAAAGCGTTTGTGGAGCTGGTCCTGAATTATTGGACACTAAAAAGGCAATCGAGGAATGGGCTTCCCCTCATCAGACGCCTTCAGACAAGCATGCAGTCTCAGAAGAATGCGCAACCGGTTTGTTCATCT AGGCAGAGTGAGGAGGAGAGCAGGGTACTGAAGGACCAGTTGAAGGAGTGGCATCGTCTCCGACATGACTTGGAGAGAGCCCGGCTGCTGCTTGAGCTAATCCGCAAGAGGGAGAAGCTCAAGAGGGAAGAG ATTAAACTGCAGGAGGCCCTTCTAGAGATACAGTTGAGTCCATTCAGTATTTTGCTCAGAGCCCTCTTGGACCAGCTCCAGACAAAAGACCAGGCCAAGATCTTCACCCAGCCAGTTGATGTCAACGAG GTGCCCGACTACCTCGACCATATTAAGCACCCAATGGACTTCTCCACCATGCGGCAGCGCATCGATGCACAGGCCTACAACAACTTTGAGCAGTTTGAGAACGACTTCAACCTCATTATTGATAATTGCATGAAATATAACTCAAAGGACACCTATTTCTACCGGACTGCCGTTCGCCTCCGAGACCAGGGCGGGTCCCTGCTCAGAAAGGCTCGGCGAGATGTGGAGAAAATCGGCTTTGACACGGAAAGCGGCATGCATCTGGCTGAAGCGCCTGAAATCAAAGCACCGACATCCTTTTCTTGGGAGGACG TGGACCGCCTACTAGCGCCAGCCAATCGGGAGCACCTGTCTCCGGacaagcagctgcagcagctactGGAGAAGTTTGACCTGACCTGTGCCATGAAGTCCAGCCCCTCCCGCAGCAAGCGCCTAAAGCTGCTCAAAAAGACCATCAACGATGTGCGCAATGAAATGAGCCTAAAGAAAGTCCTTCCCTCCCACCACCACCctcacccccaccaccaccactcgtCTTCCTCCACAACTCCCTCCACCTCGGCATCCTCTTCATCAGCTGCCTCCCACCCAGAGTTGAGTAAACCTAAAGAAGAGAGATTGAAGCCCAATGGACATTTTCCGGATGATGAGG GAGACAAGTCTCTTCCTCCTAAACTGGAGCATTCCGACTCTATCCCCCCCCTCATCCACTCAGACACAGACCCCGAGCCCCCCACCCTCAAACCAATCGACGCCGCCCCAGACTGTGAAGACAAGCATCCCAGCAAGCGCGTCAAGTTCGATGGGGAAATACCGTACCTGCTCCCCTCCGGCCCCCGCCTCAACGGCCACTCCCACGACAGCCTCCAGAACTCGCTGCTGGACAGAGATGTGAGCGTGGTGGCCACATCCACCCTCGCAGAGCCCACGGGCACGGTTAACCGCCGGACGGCCGTGCTCTTCCGCAAGTCCAAGGCCGCCAGTCCCCACAAGCCCCCAAGGAGGAGCGGCGACGAGGAGGCTGACAGACTCGACCGAAAAGAGGGCGAGGAGGAGGCGGGCGAGGAGGAGGCGGACGAAGACGGCGCACAGCTGGGCTCCAAGTCCTTCCTGTCGGTGGTCATACCCCGGCTGGAGACGCTACTTCACGGCAAGAAGAGGAAGCACAGCGGCAGCAGAGACGGCGAGGAggatgggggagggggagagctCGAAGACGAGGGCGAGTCCCCTGTGAAACGACTTGACACCG GCTTGTCGAGCGGTTTTCTAGAggtggaagaggagaaggagctAGAAGACTCTAGTAGAGCCAGTAGACCTGTGGAGCCACGGAGACGCTGTGCCTCGGAGTCCTCCATCTCTTCGTGTTGTAGTCTGCCAGGAAGCACCAG CTGGTCGTCAGAGCAAGCCATCATCGGCACCAGCAGTTGA
- the brd1a gene encoding bromodomain-containing protein 1 isoform X4, producing the protein MKKKARQHRVAVPQRPPSPIKPSPNKQILTYAQAQRMVEFDVDGRLHRISVYDQLDVISDDDPMVQEMMECTSNKENAEKPQQVPLRSVRLKNNLEKRNAALGITGHGEGGGHPAACNAGPKLQEPKFRTVEYNLPAVPKRSAAFYKYTEKTEEELDEETEYDMDEEDYAWLDLVNEKRRSEGVSQVSYNVFEFLVDRFEKELHLESLDQGSEKHAPIDEDAACCICMDGECHNSNAILFCDMCNVAVHQECYGVPYIPEGQWLCRHCLQLPTQPAACILCPNKGGAVKKTDDDRWGHVVCALWVPEVGFSNTTFIEPIDGVSHIPSARWKLTCYLCKEKGVGACIQCHKANCYTAFHVSCAQKAGLFMKMEPIKEVTDTGEPTFSVKKTAYCGAHTPNGCVRRPLTIYDDAKPKNGLCKKVDKRRGVGKRQSKGKKKKKSKSKKPEPESEAATPATVPTFPAHRLQTILNQVSVQKKKAFVELVLNYWTLKRQSRNGLPLIRRLQTSMQSQKNAQPVCSSRQSEEESRVLKDQLKEWHRLRHDLERARLLLELIRKREKLKREEIKLQEALLEIQLSPFSILLRALLDQLQTKDQAKIFTQPVDVNEVPDYLDHIKHPMDFSTMRQRIDAQAYNNFEQFENDFNLIIDNCMKYNSKDTYFYRTAVRLRDQGGSLLRKARRDVEKIGFDTESGMHLAEAPEIKAPTSFSWEDVDRLLAPANREHLSPDKQLQQLLEKFDLTCAMKSSPSRSKRLKLLKKTINDVRNEMSLKKVLPSHHHPHPHHHHSSSSTTPSTSASSSSAASHPELSKPKEERLKPNGHFPDDEGDKSLPPKLEHSDSIPPLIHSDTDPEPPTLKPIDAAPDCEDKHPSKRVKFDGEIPYLLPSGPRLNGHSHDSLQNSLLDRDVSVVATSTLAEPTGTVNRRTAVLFRKSKAASPHKPPRRSGDEEADRLDRKEGEEEAGEEEADEDGAQLGSKSFLSVVIPRLETLLHGKKRKHSGSRDGEEDGGGGELEDEGESPVKRLDTGLSSGFLEVEEEKELEDSSRASRPVEPRRRCASESSISSCCSLPGSTSTILSLPKCGKGKPALVRRNTVDDKSELIACIETGNFAKAARIAADHRPPHAARGLPAQRGVHPHAPPGRAPHWRTDAVQSRRETLPRPLLRQQAQLKRFPSQRPLHPQMEPRQ; encoded by the exons atgaagaagaaagcTCGGCAGCACCGGGTTGCGGTGCCGCAGAGGCCGCCATCTCCCATCAAGCCTTCCCCCAACAAGCAGATCCTGACTTACGCCCAGGCGCAGCGCATGGTGGAGTTCGATGTCGATGGCCGCCTCCATCGAATCAGCGTATACGACCAGCTGGACGTGATCTCGGATGATGACCCCATGGTGCAGGAGATGATGGAGTGCACCAGCAATAAGGAGAATGCAGAGAAACCGCAGCAGGTCCCCCTGAGGTCAGTCAGACTAAAAAACAACCTGGAGAAGAGAAACGCTGCATTGGGCATCACTGGCCATGGAGAGGGAGGTGGACATCCGGCCGCTTGTAATGCCGGTCCAAAGCTTCAGGAGCCTAAATTTCGTACAGTGGAGTATAATCTTCCAGCAGTTCCTAAGCGCTCAGCTGCCTTTTACAAATACACTgagaagacagaggaagagcTGGATGAGGAAACCGAGTATGACATGGATGAGGAAGATTATGCCTGGCTGGATTTGGTGAATGAAAAGCGGAGAAGCGAAGGGGTCAGTCAGGTCTCTTACAACGTCTTTGAGTTCCTCGTCGACCGCTTTGAGAAAGAGTTGCACTTGGAGAGTCTGGATCAAGGCAGTGAAAAGCACGCTCCCATCGATGAGGACGCCGCCTGCTGCATCTGCATGGATGGAGAGTGTCACAACAGCAACGCTATCCTGTTTTGTGACATGTGCAACGTGGCTGTGCACCAGGAATGTTACGGTGTACCTTACATTCCTGAGGGCCAGTGGCTCTGCAGACACTGCCTGCAGTTACCTACCCAGCCCGCAGCCTGCATCCTTTGCCCCAACAAGGGTGGAGCTGTGAAAAAGACAGACGATGACCGCTGGGGCCACGTGGTGTGCGCCCTCTGGGTCCCGGAGGTCGGCTTCTCCAACACCACCTTCATCGAACCCATTGATGGCGTCAGCCACATTCCTTCAGCCCGCTGGAAGCTCACCTGCTACCTCTGCAAGGAGAAAGGTGTTGGGGCGTGCATCCAGTGCCACAAAGCCAACTGTTACACCGCCTTCCATGTCAGTTGTGCCCAAAAGGCGGGCCTCTTTATGAAGATGGAGCCAATCAAAGAGGTAACGGACACCGGAGAGCCCACATTCTCGGTGAAAAAGACAGCCTACTGTGGAGCTCATACACCCAACGGGTGTGTAAGGAGGCCTCTTACAATATATGATGATGCCAAACCCAAAAATGGACTATGTAAGAAAGTGGACAAAAGGAGAGGCGTTGGTAAAAGACAGtcaaaaggaaagaagaagaagaagagtaagAGTAAGAAACCTGAACCTGAAAGTGAAGCTGCCACCCCTGCTACTGTGCCTACGTTTCCTGCTCACAG GTTACAAACCATTCTGAACCAGGTGTCCGTTCAGAAGAAGAAAGCGTTTGTGGAGCTGGTCCTGAATTATTGGACACTAAAAAGGCAATCGAGGAATGGGCTTCCCCTCATCAGACGCCTTCAGACAAGCATGCAGTCTCAGAAGAATGCGCAACCGGTTTGTTCATCT AGGCAGAGTGAGGAGGAGAGCAGGGTACTGAAGGACCAGTTGAAGGAGTGGCATCGTCTCCGACATGACTTGGAGAGAGCCCGGCTGCTGCTTGAGCTAATCCGCAAGAGGGAGAAGCTCAAGAGGGAAGAG ATTAAACTGCAGGAGGCCCTTCTAGAGATACAGTTGAGTCCATTCAGTATTTTGCTCAGAGCCCTCTTGGACCAGCTCCAGACAAAAGACCAGGCCAAGATCTTCACCCAGCCAGTTGATGTCAACGAG GTGCCCGACTACCTCGACCATATTAAGCACCCAATGGACTTCTCCACCATGCGGCAGCGCATCGATGCACAGGCCTACAACAACTTTGAGCAGTTTGAGAACGACTTCAACCTCATTATTGATAATTGCATGAAATATAACTCAAAGGACACCTATTTCTACCGGACTGCCGTTCGCCTCCGAGACCAGGGCGGGTCCCTGCTCAGAAAGGCTCGGCGAGATGTGGAGAAAATCGGCTTTGACACGGAAAGCGGCATGCATCTGGCTGAAGCGCCTGAAATCAAAGCACCGACATCCTTTTCTTGGGAGGACG TGGACCGCCTACTAGCGCCAGCCAATCGGGAGCACCTGTCTCCGGacaagcagctgcagcagctactGGAGAAGTTTGACCTGACCTGTGCCATGAAGTCCAGCCCCTCCCGCAGCAAGCGCCTAAAGCTGCTCAAAAAGACCATCAACGATGTGCGCAATGAAATGAGCCTAAAGAAAGTCCTTCCCTCCCACCACCACCctcacccccaccaccaccactcgtCTTCCTCCACAACTCCCTCCACCTCGGCATCCTCTTCATCAGCTGCCTCCCACCCAGAGTTGAGTAAACCTAAAGAAGAGAGATTGAAGCCCAATGGACATTTTCCGGATGATGAGG GAGACAAGTCTCTTCCTCCTAAACTGGAGCATTCCGACTCTATCCCCCCCCTCATCCACTCAGACACAGACCCCGAGCCCCCCACCCTCAAACCAATCGACGCCGCCCCAGACTGTGAAGACAAGCATCCCAGCAAGCGCGTCAAGTTCGATGGGGAAATACCGTACCTGCTCCCCTCCGGCCCCCGCCTCAACGGCCACTCCCACGACAGCCTCCAGAACTCGCTGCTGGACAGAGATGTGAGCGTGGTGGCCACATCCACCCTCGCAGAGCCCACGGGCACGGTTAACCGCCGGACGGCCGTGCTCTTCCGCAAGTCCAAGGCCGCCAGTCCCCACAAGCCCCCAAGGAGGAGCGGCGACGAGGAGGCTGACAGACTCGACCGAAAAGAGGGCGAGGAGGAGGCGGGCGAGGAGGAGGCGGACGAAGACGGCGCACAGCTGGGCTCCAAGTCCTTCCTGTCGGTGGTCATACCCCGGCTGGAGACGCTACTTCACGGCAAGAAGAGGAAGCACAGCGGCAGCAGAGACGGCGAGGAggatgggggagggggagagctCGAAGACGAGGGCGAGTCCCCTGTGAAACGACTTGACACCG GCTTGTCGAGCGGTTTTCTAGAggtggaagaggagaaggagctAGAAGACTCTAGTAGAGCCAGTAGACCTGTGGAGCCACGGAGACGCTGTGCCTCGGAGTCCTCCATCTCTTCGTGTTGTAGTCTGCCAGGAAGCACCAG cACTATTCTCAGTCTTCCAAAATGTGGGAAAGGGAAACCCGCCTTGGTCCGGAGAAACACTGTGGACGATAAGAGCGAATTAATCGCCTGCATCGAAACCGGGAATTTTGCAAAAGCTGCACGAATCGCTGCTG ATCATCGACCCCCACATGCCGCGCGTGGGCTGCCAGCACAACGGGGTGTCCATCCCCATGCCCCCCCTGGACGTGCTCCGCATTGGAGAACAGATGCAGTACAAAGCCGAAGAGAAACTCTACCTCGTCCTCTTCTTCGACAACAAGCGCAGCTG AAACGTTTTCCATCCCAAAGACCACTGCACCCTCAAATGGAGCCGAGGCAGTAG
- the brd1a gene encoding bromodomain-containing protein 1 isoform X1, with product MKKKARQHRVAVPQRPPSPIKPSPNKQILTYAQAQRMVEFDVDGRLHRISVYDQLDVISDDDPMVQEMMECTSNKENAEKPQQVPLRSVRLKNNLEKRNAALGITGHGEGGGHPAACNAGPKLQEPKFRTVEYNLPAVPKRSAAFYKYTEKTEEELDEETEYDMDEEDYAWLDLVNEKRRSEGVSQVSYNVFEFLVDRFEKELHLESLDQGSEKHAPIDEDAACCICMDGECHNSNAILFCDMCNVAVHQECYGVPYIPEGQWLCRHCLQLPTQPAACILCPNKGGAVKKTDDDRWGHVVCALWVPEVGFSNTTFIEPIDGVSHIPSARWKLTCYLCKEKGVGACIQCHKANCYTAFHVSCAQKAGLFMKMEPIKEVTDTGEPTFSVKKTAYCGAHTPNGCVRRPLTIYDDAKPKNGLCKKVDKRRGVGKRQSKGKKKKKSKSKKPEPESEAATPATVPTFPAHRLQTILNQVSVQKKKAFVELVLNYWTLKRQSRNGLPLIRRLQTSMQSQKNAQPVCSSRQSEEESRVLKDQLKEWHRLRHDLERARLLLELIRKREKLKREEIKLQEALLEIQLSPFSILLRALLDQLQTKDQAKIFTQPVDVNEVPDYLDHIKHPMDFSTMRQRIDAQAYNNFEQFENDFNLIIDNCMKYNSKDTYFYRTAVRLRDQGGSLLRKARRDVEKIGFDTESGMHLAEAPEIKAPTSFSWEDVDRLLAPANREHLSPDKQLQQLLEKFDLTCAMKSSPSRSKRLKLLKKTINDVRNEMSLKKVLPSHHHPHPHHHHSSSSTTPSTSASSSSAASHPELSKPKEERLKPNGHFPDDEGDKSLPPKLEHSDSIPPLIHSDTDPEPPTLKPIDAAPDCEDKHPSKRVKFDGEIPYLLPSGPRLNGHSHDSLQNSLLDRDVSVVATSTLAEPTGTVNRRTAVLFRKSKAASPHKPPRRSGDEEADRLDRKEGEEEAGEEEADEDGAQLGSKSFLSVVIPRLETLLHGKKRKHSGSRDGEEDGGGGELEDEGESPVKRLDTGLSSGFLEVEEEKELEDSSRASRPVEPRRRCASESSISSCCSLPGSTSTILSLPKCGKGKPALVRRNTVDDKSELIACIETGNFAKAARIAAEVGNSNIWMPASAATVALEPLKLVWAKCSGYPSYPALIIDPHMPRVGCQHNGVSIPMPPLDVLRIGEQMQYKAEEKLYLVLFFDNKRSWQWLPRSKMVPLGMDKTIDKIKMMEGRTSSIRKAVQIAFSRAMNHLSIVQDEPVSDLSDVD from the exons atgaagaagaaagcTCGGCAGCACCGGGTTGCGGTGCCGCAGAGGCCGCCATCTCCCATCAAGCCTTCCCCCAACAAGCAGATCCTGACTTACGCCCAGGCGCAGCGCATGGTGGAGTTCGATGTCGATGGCCGCCTCCATCGAATCAGCGTATACGACCAGCTGGACGTGATCTCGGATGATGACCCCATGGTGCAGGAGATGATGGAGTGCACCAGCAATAAGGAGAATGCAGAGAAACCGCAGCAGGTCCCCCTGAGGTCAGTCAGACTAAAAAACAACCTGGAGAAGAGAAACGCTGCATTGGGCATCACTGGCCATGGAGAGGGAGGTGGACATCCGGCCGCTTGTAATGCCGGTCCAAAGCTTCAGGAGCCTAAATTTCGTACAGTGGAGTATAATCTTCCAGCAGTTCCTAAGCGCTCAGCTGCCTTTTACAAATACACTgagaagacagaggaagagcTGGATGAGGAAACCGAGTATGACATGGATGAGGAAGATTATGCCTGGCTGGATTTGGTGAATGAAAAGCGGAGAAGCGAAGGGGTCAGTCAGGTCTCTTACAACGTCTTTGAGTTCCTCGTCGACCGCTTTGAGAAAGAGTTGCACTTGGAGAGTCTGGATCAAGGCAGTGAAAAGCACGCTCCCATCGATGAGGACGCCGCCTGCTGCATCTGCATGGATGGAGAGTGTCACAACAGCAACGCTATCCTGTTTTGTGACATGTGCAACGTGGCTGTGCACCAGGAATGTTACGGTGTACCTTACATTCCTGAGGGCCAGTGGCTCTGCAGACACTGCCTGCAGTTACCTACCCAGCCCGCAGCCTGCATCCTTTGCCCCAACAAGGGTGGAGCTGTGAAAAAGACAGACGATGACCGCTGGGGCCACGTGGTGTGCGCCCTCTGGGTCCCGGAGGTCGGCTTCTCCAACACCACCTTCATCGAACCCATTGATGGCGTCAGCCACATTCCTTCAGCCCGCTGGAAGCTCACCTGCTACCTCTGCAAGGAGAAAGGTGTTGGGGCGTGCATCCAGTGCCACAAAGCCAACTGTTACACCGCCTTCCATGTCAGTTGTGCCCAAAAGGCGGGCCTCTTTATGAAGATGGAGCCAATCAAAGAGGTAACGGACACCGGAGAGCCCACATTCTCGGTGAAAAAGACAGCCTACTGTGGAGCTCATACACCCAACGGGTGTGTAAGGAGGCCTCTTACAATATATGATGATGCCAAACCCAAAAATGGACTATGTAAGAAAGTGGACAAAAGGAGAGGCGTTGGTAAAAGACAGtcaaaaggaaagaagaagaagaagagtaagAGTAAGAAACCTGAACCTGAAAGTGAAGCTGCCACCCCTGCTACTGTGCCTACGTTTCCTGCTCACAG GTTACAAACCATTCTGAACCAGGTGTCCGTTCAGAAGAAGAAAGCGTTTGTGGAGCTGGTCCTGAATTATTGGACACTAAAAAGGCAATCGAGGAATGGGCTTCCCCTCATCAGACGCCTTCAGACAAGCATGCAGTCTCAGAAGAATGCGCAACCGGTTTGTTCATCT AGGCAGAGTGAGGAGGAGAGCAGGGTACTGAAGGACCAGTTGAAGGAGTGGCATCGTCTCCGACATGACTTGGAGAGAGCCCGGCTGCTGCTTGAGCTAATCCGCAAGAGGGAGAAGCTCAAGAGGGAAGAG ATTAAACTGCAGGAGGCCCTTCTAGAGATACAGTTGAGTCCATTCAGTATTTTGCTCAGAGCCCTCTTGGACCAGCTCCAGACAAAAGACCAGGCCAAGATCTTCACCCAGCCAGTTGATGTCAACGAG GTGCCCGACTACCTCGACCATATTAAGCACCCAATGGACTTCTCCACCATGCGGCAGCGCATCGATGCACAGGCCTACAACAACTTTGAGCAGTTTGAGAACGACTTCAACCTCATTATTGATAATTGCATGAAATATAACTCAAAGGACACCTATTTCTACCGGACTGCCGTTCGCCTCCGAGACCAGGGCGGGTCCCTGCTCAGAAAGGCTCGGCGAGATGTGGAGAAAATCGGCTTTGACACGGAAAGCGGCATGCATCTGGCTGAAGCGCCTGAAATCAAAGCACCGACATCCTTTTCTTGGGAGGACG TGGACCGCCTACTAGCGCCAGCCAATCGGGAGCACCTGTCTCCGGacaagcagctgcagcagctactGGAGAAGTTTGACCTGACCTGTGCCATGAAGTCCAGCCCCTCCCGCAGCAAGCGCCTAAAGCTGCTCAAAAAGACCATCAACGATGTGCGCAATGAAATGAGCCTAAAGAAAGTCCTTCCCTCCCACCACCACCctcacccccaccaccaccactcgtCTTCCTCCACAACTCCCTCCACCTCGGCATCCTCTTCATCAGCTGCCTCCCACCCAGAGTTGAGTAAACCTAAAGAAGAGAGATTGAAGCCCAATGGACATTTTCCGGATGATGAGG GAGACAAGTCTCTTCCTCCTAAACTGGAGCATTCCGACTCTATCCCCCCCCTCATCCACTCAGACACAGACCCCGAGCCCCCCACCCTCAAACCAATCGACGCCGCCCCAGACTGTGAAGACAAGCATCCCAGCAAGCGCGTCAAGTTCGATGGGGAAATACCGTACCTGCTCCCCTCCGGCCCCCGCCTCAACGGCCACTCCCACGACAGCCTCCAGAACTCGCTGCTGGACAGAGATGTGAGCGTGGTGGCCACATCCACCCTCGCAGAGCCCACGGGCACGGTTAACCGCCGGACGGCCGTGCTCTTCCGCAAGTCCAAGGCCGCCAGTCCCCACAAGCCCCCAAGGAGGAGCGGCGACGAGGAGGCTGACAGACTCGACCGAAAAGAGGGCGAGGAGGAGGCGGGCGAGGAGGAGGCGGACGAAGACGGCGCACAGCTGGGCTCCAAGTCCTTCCTGTCGGTGGTCATACCCCGGCTGGAGACGCTACTTCACGGCAAGAAGAGGAAGCACAGCGGCAGCAGAGACGGCGAGGAggatgggggagggggagagctCGAAGACGAGGGCGAGTCCCCTGTGAAACGACTTGACACCG GCTTGTCGAGCGGTTTTCTAGAggtggaagaggagaaggagctAGAAGACTCTAGTAGAGCCAGTAGACCTGTGGAGCCACGGAGACGCTGTGCCTCGGAGTCCTCCATCTCTTCGTGTTGTAGTCTGCCAGGAAGCACCAG cACTATTCTCAGTCTTCCAAAATGTGGGAAAGGGAAACCCGCCTTGGTCCGGAGAAACACTGTGGACGATAAGAGCGAATTAATCGCCTGCATCGAAACCGGGAATTTTGCAAAAGCTGCACGAATCGCTGCTG AGGTTGGCAACAGCAATATTTGGATGCCCGCTAGTGCTGCAACTGTTGCATTGGAACCCCTAAAGCTAGTTTGGGCCAAATGTAGTGGATACCCTTCCTACCCTGCCCTG ATCATCGACCCCCACATGCCGCGCGTGGGCTGCCAGCACAACGGGGTGTCCATCCCCATGCCCCCCCTGGACGTGCTCCGCATTGGAGAACAGATGCAGTACAAAGCCGAAGAGAAACTCTACCTCGTCCTCTTCTTCGACAACAAGCGCAGCTG GCAGTGGCTTCCTAGATCCAAGATGGTTCCTCTGGGAATGGACAAGACCATAGACAAGATCAAAATGATGGAGGGACGCACATCCAGCATTCGCAAGGCTGTCCAGATCGCCTTCAGCCGTGCCATGAACCACCTGAGCATAGTGCAGGACGAGCCAGTCAGCGACCTCAGCGACGTGGACTGA